Proteins encoded within one genomic window of Dyadobacter chenhuakuii:
- a CDS encoding response regulator, producing the protein MAESDKNTILVVDDNQDAAYTVGLFLELKGYVVHTRNSGKDALEAVEALRPELVILDLAMPEMDGYETATLLRASHGPALPIIALSGYGQQEDIRRSSEAGFNAHLVKPVDFVALIDLLNSFLGNPSPN; encoded by the coding sequence ATGGCAGAATCTGATAAAAATACGATCCTGGTTGTTGATGATAACCAGGACGCGGCCTACACGGTAGGCTTGTTTTTGGAGTTGAAAGGTTATGTTGTACATACGCGCAATTCTGGTAAAGACGCATTAGAAGCTGTTGAGGCGCTACGTCCTGAATTGGTTATACTTGACCTTGCAATGCCTGAAATGGACGGTTACGAAACCGCAACATTGCTCCGTGCAAGTCACGGGCCTGCGCTTCCGATCATTGCGCTTTCGGGATATGGCCAGCAGGAAGACATTCGAAGGTCATCCGAGGCAGGCTTTAATGCACATTTGGTTAAACCTGTTGACTTTGTTGCCTTGATAGATCTGCTGAATTCATTTCTGGGCAACCCATCTCCCAATTGA
- a CDS encoding sensor histidine kinase, producing the protein MRRRWQHWFSKQSWLNFTGQAAGESQATFYRALHPDDLTNYQATFSENLKHQTEFSLEYRLKRSDGQYRWILENASPMFSDDNIFTGYTGSGVDIHLQKTLTEQLNVHVDEKTVELSNANQKLTGVATSLQAVLDSSPASIAFFKAIEGEDGKPVDFTLVVCNQKFSGDFGKSVSDLVGMLASGLLSLQHQQEMRQVYLTRNPFYEEHLLDGNPRWLATSMTRHDHGIAITELDITDFKESGFKETKLLEQLHSSNEMVESLAAMKEYVRHRGAFLRSSFHDLRGSFGIIVGATALLNTMDTHHERERILEMLQRNLIQVSEMMNQLLDYSRLESGEEKLHIKSFNAGSLLTELCAGSEQLALEKGLSVQFEGPADLLVEGDDVKVRRIAQNLILNALKYTREGGVSVRWQAIDSENAQVALWKFVVSDTGPGLTQHLLAKLNGTQTENSTSDVESNTDGHGEGIGLFIIKRLCEILGAKLSVESQPAVGTSVEVTIPQSYP; encoded by the coding sequence CTGCGGCGCCGATGGCAACATTGGTTTTCTAAACAAAGCTGGCTTAATTTTACCGGGCAGGCTGCGGGTGAAAGCCAGGCAACTTTTTACAGGGCACTTCATCCTGATGACCTGACAAATTACCAGGCCACTTTCTCTGAAAATCTGAAACATCAGACAGAGTTCAGTCTGGAATACCGCCTTAAACGAAGCGATGGACAATACCGTTGGATATTGGAAAATGCAAGTCCGATGTTTTCCGATGATAACATTTTTACGGGTTATACGGGCAGCGGGGTCGATATCCATCTTCAAAAAACACTTACTGAGCAGCTTAATGTGCATGTTGACGAAAAAACCGTTGAGCTTAGTAATGCCAATCAAAAACTCACCGGAGTGGCCACAAGCCTGCAGGCTGTGCTGGACAGCTCTCCTGCCTCAATTGCTTTTTTCAAGGCCATTGAAGGTGAAGATGGAAAGCCGGTTGATTTTACGCTTGTAGTATGCAACCAGAAATTTTCCGGCGACTTTGGCAAATCAGTTTCAGATCTGGTGGGCATGCTTGCATCAGGGCTTCTTTCTTTGCAGCATCAGCAGGAGATGAGGCAGGTTTATTTGACCCGGAATCCATTCTACGAGGAACATTTGCTAGATGGGAACCCCAGGTGGCTGGCCACCTCCATGACCCGGCACGACCATGGCATTGCCATTACAGAACTTGATATTACCGATTTTAAGGAAAGTGGTTTTAAGGAGACAAAGCTGTTAGAGCAGCTGCATAGCTCAAACGAGATGGTCGAGTCGCTGGCCGCAATGAAAGAATATGTGAGGCATCGGGGTGCATTTTTACGCTCTTCATTCCATGACCTACGTGGCAGTTTCGGTATAATCGTAGGGGCAACGGCCCTGCTAAATACCATGGATACCCATCATGAACGGGAAAGAATCCTGGAAATGCTGCAGCGTAACCTGATACAGGTATCAGAGATGATGAACCAGCTGCTGGATTATTCAAGACTCGAATCAGGTGAGGAAAAGTTGCACATTAAAAGCTTCAATGCCGGAAGCCTGTTGACAGAGCTCTGCGCCGGATCTGAGCAGCTGGCTTTGGAAAAGGGGCTTTCTGTACAATTTGAAGGGCCTGCAGATCTGCTTGTAGAAGGTGATGATGTAAAGGTACGCCGCATCGCCCAAAACCTGATTTTAAACGCACTGAAGTATACCCGGGAAGGTGGTGTAAGTGTTCGTTGGCAAGCCATTGACTCAGAGAACGCGCAGGTTGCCTTATGGAAATTTGTAGTTTCGGATACCGGGCCAGGACTTACTCAGCATCTGCTGGCAAAACTGAATGGCACACAGACCGAAAACTCCACTTCCGATGTTGAATCCAATACGGATGGACATGGGGAAGGGATCGGGCTCTTTATCATCAAACGCCTTTGTGAAATTCTCGGAGCAAAGCTAAGTGTAGAAAGTCAGCCGGCTGTTGGAACAAGCGTTGAAGTTACGATCCCCCAATCTTACCCGTGA
- a CDS encoding chemotaxis protein CheB has product MDLRSRDIIVIGSSAGGVPALKELVKSFNKDLAASIFIVQHLAADKVSYLPDILSSNGPLPAKHPQDGEKIQKGIIYVAPPDHHLIIEEEHISIKRGPKENNFRPAVDVTMRSAAYWHGSRVIAAVLTGYLNDGSSGLWSVEQFGGVTIVQSPEDSPYPDMPKNALERVDPDYILPLKDIGQLINTLVNQPAEPIQLEDDALKTRMKVEIEIAGQKNALSKGINKMGETSELTCPECGGVLNSFQEGANVRYRCHTGHAFSASALWSGITEAVETKLWQAMRSMEEGILFLEQGVTRSEMSGNDSDARTFEEKADILKARSKALLDYIYSQGQVNDIKLP; this is encoded by the coding sequence ATGGATTTACGAAGCCGCGATATTATTGTTATAGGGTCATCAGCAGGAGGCGTTCCCGCGTTGAAAGAACTGGTTAAATCTTTTAATAAGGATTTGGCCGCCAGCATTTTTATCGTGCAGCACCTTGCTGCAGATAAGGTTAGTTATTTGCCGGATATACTTTCCAGCAACGGGCCGCTTCCAGCCAAGCACCCACAGGATGGGGAAAAGATACAAAAAGGCATCATTTATGTTGCACCACCGGATCACCACTTGATTATTGAAGAAGAGCACATCTCCATTAAAAGGGGGCCGAAAGAAAATAATTTCAGGCCAGCTGTCGATGTAACAATGCGTTCGGCCGCCTACTGGCATGGGAGCCGTGTGATCGCCGCTGTGCTGACCGGGTATTTAAACGACGGTAGTTCAGGGCTGTGGTCGGTCGAGCAATTTGGTGGTGTTACAATTGTTCAGAGCCCCGAAGATTCTCCTTATCCGGATATGCCTAAAAACGCCCTTGAACGAGTAGATCCGGATTATATTCTACCCTTAAAGGATATCGGGCAATTGATCAACACACTCGTCAACCAGCCTGCGGAGCCTATCCAGCTGGAAGATGATGCGCTTAAAACCAGAATGAAGGTCGAAATTGAAATTGCCGGACAAAAAAACGCCTTATCAAAAGGCATCAACAAGATGGGAGAGACCTCGGAATTAACCTGTCCCGAATGTGGCGGGGTACTGAACAGCTTCCAGGAAGGAGCAAATGTCCGCTACCGTTGCCATACAGGGCACGCGTTTTCAGCAAGCGCCCTGTGGTCAGGGATTACCGAGGCGGTCGAAACAAAACTGTGGCAAGCAATGCGCAGTATGGAAGAAGGTATCCTGTTTTTAGAACAAGGTGTGACGCGCAGTGAAATGAGTGGAAATGATTCAGATGCCAGGACTTTTGAAGAAAAGGCCGATATCCTCAAAGCCCGCTCCAAAGCATTGCTGGACTATATCTATTCTCAAGGGCAGGTAAATGACATCAAGTTGCCTTGA
- a CDS encoding YeeE/YedE family protein, translated as MKDQLEIIMNESQRQPKWYHNLKYLMVGLFFGVLFVKAEVISWFRIQEMFRLQTFHMYGIIGSAVVVGMISVWLIKRFRITTISGEQITFTDKKFNKGQIYGGLMFGLGWGLTGACPGPLFAQIGIGATVVIVTLISAIAGTWVYGRFKDHLPH; from the coding sequence ATGAAAGATCAGTTAGAAATAATCATGAATGAAAGTCAAAGACAGCCTAAGTGGTATCACAACCTGAAATACCTGATGGTAGGCTTATTTTTCGGAGTGCTTTTTGTGAAAGCCGAAGTGATCAGCTGGTTCCGTATCCAGGAAATGTTCCGGCTTCAGACGTTTCATATGTACGGCATAATCGGCAGCGCTGTTGTTGTGGGAATGATCTCGGTTTGGCTTATCAAGCGCTTCAGGATCACCACCATTTCAGGAGAACAAATCACATTCACCGATAAGAAATTCAATAAAGGACAAATTTACGGAGGATTAATGTTCGGCCTGGGCTGGGGCCTGACCGGCGCTTGCCCAGGGCCCTTATTTGCACAAATCGGCATAGGTGCTACCGTAGTAATCGTCACGCTGATCAGTGCAATTGCAGGCACCTGGGTTTATGGCAGGTTCAAGGATCATTTGCCGCATTAG
- a CDS encoding CheR family methyltransferase, translated as MNDPMPTSDPENTAYTNLELSKKPVPIVAIGGSAGGQQAMSELLSFLPADTGLAYVYIQHLSPDYDSKLDFILSAKTPMPVQEAGHLMPVEPNRLYVIPPDKTMEVVDGVLVLSPRKPKPAPHLPIDDFFMSLAERQKDGAIGIVLSGMASDGTLGLKAIKVAGGITIAQDETAVFQGMPQSAIIEGVVDMVLPPSDIAAELLRLSSHADILQLTSESSEALQDDSDKEDLKKILAFVKSAAGVDFNHYKKTTIRRRIIRRMLLYKLETLADYVIYLKKNPMEAGILFNDLLINVTGFFRDPATMEHVKKQILPRIVGGKSAGEAVRIWVAGCSTGQEAYSMAIMTLEVLGAKASSLPIQIFATDLSDSAIAKARMGVFTKGEVLDVSPARLERFFSKVDDHYRVNKLVRDLCVFAPHNLLSDPPFSRMDLISCRNLLIYLDDELQKKVFTTFHYALKPDGYLLLGKSESVGGSSMYFSQIEKTQKVFVRKNNTRAKISIDMAFKSNSPSLPIKTLTTKTTELVTVSDLDKLVDNLLLAEYVPASVVIDQDLEIIQFRGVTSPFLQHSTGKASLNLAKMAHPSLVFELRNIVHKARKTAERQRKDGLEISYPGKPIYVNIEAVPITNPANQQLFLVLFEQVSENMAHVSRTGDTDQRHRQLEAELTALRQDMHSIVEEQEASNEELQSANEEIVSSNEELQSINEELETSKEEIESANEELQTINQELQNRNDQLTESYEYSEAILSTINEATLVLDEYMRIKSANQAFYRFFSTDAERTEGQLIYELGNRQFDFPEFRDLLHQLGAYNAPVSGLEVNVRISANEQRTMVIHARKLTLHRKQITLLGFEDITVHRREQRLLNERKQWFEKLVDNAPAMIWVCGADGNIGFLNKAGLILPGRLRVKARQLFTGHFILMT; from the coding sequence ATGAATGATCCGATGCCAACCTCCGACCCAGAAAATACAGCCTATACCAATCTGGAGCTGAGCAAAAAACCTGTGCCGATCGTTGCCATTGGCGGTTCGGCTGGCGGGCAACAGGCCATGAGCGAACTATTATCATTTCTGCCGGCAGACACAGGCCTGGCCTACGTCTATATCCAGCACTTATCCCCGGATTACGACAGCAAACTGGACTTTATACTTTCTGCCAAAACTCCCATGCCGGTTCAGGAGGCTGGCCATTTGATGCCCGTAGAGCCAAACCGGCTTTATGTGATCCCGCCTGACAAAACCATGGAGGTTGTGGATGGGGTTTTGGTACTTTCTCCCAGAAAACCTAAACCTGCTCCTCACTTGCCTATTGATGACTTTTTTATGTCCCTGGCCGAAAGGCAGAAGGACGGGGCGATAGGCATTGTGCTTTCCGGTATGGCAAGTGATGGCACACTCGGCTTAAAGGCCATCAAAGTTGCCGGCGGGATTACGATTGCACAGGATGAAACGGCAGTTTTTCAGGGCATGCCACAGTCGGCCATCATCGAGGGCGTTGTTGATATGGTATTGCCACCCAGCGATATTGCTGCCGAGCTTTTAAGGCTCAGTAGCCACGCAGATATTCTCCAGCTGACCTCAGAAAGCAGCGAGGCACTTCAGGACGATTCCGACAAAGAGGATCTTAAAAAAATATTAGCTTTCGTAAAGTCTGCCGCCGGGGTGGACTTTAACCATTACAAAAAGACGACCATACGGCGAAGGATCATCCGAAGGATGCTGCTTTATAAACTTGAAACGCTCGCAGACTATGTGATCTATCTTAAAAAGAACCCGATGGAAGCTGGGATTCTATTTAATGACCTGCTGATCAATGTGACGGGCTTTTTCCGGGATCCTGCCACCATGGAGCATGTTAAAAAGCAAATACTTCCCCGCATTGTTGGCGGCAAATCTGCTGGTGAAGCAGTCCGGATCTGGGTAGCAGGGTGCTCCACCGGCCAGGAGGCATATTCAATGGCCATTATGACGCTGGAAGTGCTGGGCGCGAAGGCATCCAGTCTGCCCATACAGATTTTCGCTACTGACCTGAGTGACTCGGCTATCGCCAAAGCCCGTATGGGTGTCTTTACAAAAGGTGAGGTGCTGGATGTTTCACCTGCCCGGCTTGAGCGCTTTTTTTCCAAAGTTGACGACCATTACCGGGTGAATAAACTGGTGCGGGACCTTTGCGTCTTTGCGCCGCACAATCTTTTGAGTGACCCGCCATTTTCTCGTATGGATTTAATCAGCTGCCGCAACCTGCTGATCTACCTGGACGACGAGCTGCAAAAGAAAGTTTTTACAACCTTCCACTATGCCCTTAAACCCGACGGGTATCTGCTGCTAGGCAAATCGGAGTCTGTTGGCGGTTCCTCCATGTATTTTTCGCAGATAGAAAAAACGCAAAAAGTATTTGTGCGCAAAAACAACACTCGGGCCAAAATCTCAATCGATATGGCATTTAAAAGCAATTCGCCTTCCCTTCCCATCAAAACGCTCACAACCAAGACCACTGAACTGGTTACGGTAAGCGACCTGGACAAACTGGTGGATAACCTGCTGCTCGCTGAATATGTACCGGCGAGCGTGGTCATTGACCAGGATTTGGAAATTATTCAGTTCCGTGGTGTTACATCGCCTTTTTTGCAGCATTCAACGGGAAAAGCCAGTTTGAACCTGGCCAAGATGGCGCACCCTTCACTGGTTTTCGAGCTTCGCAATATTGTCCACAAAGCGCGTAAAACAGCGGAAAGGCAAAGAAAGGATGGTTTGGAAATCAGTTACCCGGGCAAACCTATATATGTTAACATTGAGGCTGTACCCATCACAAATCCTGCCAATCAGCAGCTTTTTTTGGTTTTATTTGAACAAGTCAGTGAGAACATGGCACACGTTTCGCGTACGGGGGACACTGACCAGCGCCACCGCCAGCTGGAAGCCGAACTCACGGCACTTCGACAGGACATGCATTCAATTGTCGAAGAGCAGGAAGCAAGTAATGAGGAACTGCAATCGGCTAACGAAGAAATAGTCAGCAGCAATGAAGAGCTGCAAAGCATTAATGAAGAGCTTGAAACCAGCAAGGAGGAAATTGAATCGGCCAATGAAGAGTTGCAAACCATTAACCAGGAGCTGCAAAACCGCAACGACCAACTCACCGAGTCTTATGAATACTCGGAGGCAATTCTTTCAACGATCAATGAAGCGACCCTTGTTCTGGACGAGTATATGCGTATTAAAAGCGCAAACCAGGCATTTTACCGGTTCTTTTCTACGGATGCCGAGCGGACCGAAGGACAATTGATCTATGAGCTGGGTAACCGCCAATTCGATTTTCCTGAGTTTCGTGACCTATTACACCAGCTCGGCGCTTATAATGCGCCTGTTAGCGGCCTTGAAGTGAATGTGCGTATTTCCGCTAATGAGCAGCGGACGATGGTCATCCACGCAAGAAAGTTAACACTGCATCGAAAGCAGATCACTCTGCTGGGTTTTGAAGACATCACGGTCCACCGCCGCGAGCAGCGGTTGCTGAATGAAAGAAAGCAATGGTTTGAAAAGCTTGTCGACAACGCGCCAGCCATGATATGGGTCTGCGGCGCCGATGGCAACATTGGTTTTCTAAACAAAGCTGGCTTAATTTTACCGGGCAGGCTGCGGGTGAAAGCCAGGCAACTTTTTACAGGGCACTTCATCCTGATGACCTGA
- a CDS encoding response regulator — MRKIYLVDDDEDNRMLIRQALESMAEETEIVEFTNGQQLLTFLEESCSIEPSLILMDMNMPIMNGVEALSALKDRSELRHIPVVLVSTSQSHTTIESAYQQGANAYIVKPYTLDGYLRMAHAVNLCFLNIYLPAAQTGTFRNTAGKNVVIIEDNPDHAELMEIFIKRDAPGLNVIRQTSAETAIDFFESLDKTASAAIDLIIVDLYLPARKQGLDLLAWLRMYFVDKGIPIAPVVVMSSSGHQQDIKASFKLQANAYLVKTAEPAGSFSYLTDLCAVWWDTISFPKKPENGIA, encoded by the coding sequence ATGAGAAAGATTTACCTGGTAGATGACGATGAAGATAACCGGATGCTGATCAGGCAAGCGCTTGAAAGCATGGCAGAAGAGACTGAAATCGTTGAGTTTACCAACGGACAACAGCTGCTGACATTTTTGGAGGAAAGCTGCTCCATAGAGCCCTCACTTATTTTAATGGACATGAATATGCCCATTATGAATGGGGTTGAAGCGTTATCTGCTTTAAAGGACCGATCAGAGCTGCGCCATATTCCAGTAGTGCTCGTTTCGACAAGCCAAAGCCATACTACTATTGAATCGGCCTATCAACAGGGGGCAAATGCATACATTGTCAAACCCTATACCCTTGATGGTTACCTGCGCATGGCGCATGCCGTCAATCTTTGCTTTCTGAATATTTATTTACCTGCAGCGCAGACAGGAACGTTTCGAAACACTGCTGGCAAGAACGTTGTCATTATCGAGGACAATCCGGACCACGCCGAGCTGATGGAAATTTTTATCAAAAGGGATGCTCCCGGTCTCAATGTCATCCGCCAAACGTCTGCTGAAACTGCTATCGATTTTTTCGAGTCGCTCGACAAGACAGCGTCTGCGGCCATCGACCTCATCATCGTGGATTTGTACCTGCCAGCCCGCAAGCAAGGCCTGGATTTGCTGGCCTGGCTGAGGATGTACTTTGTGGACAAGGGCATTCCAATCGCACCGGTTGTGGTAATGAGCTCATCCGGGCACCAGCAGGACATTAAGGCCAGTTTTAAGCTTCAAGCTAACGCGTATCTGGTCAAAACTGCCGAGCCCGCGGGGTCTTTTTCGTATCTGACCGACTTATGTGCTGTCTGGTGGGACACCATTTCGTTTCCTAAAAAGCCAGAAAATGGCATAGCCTAG
- a CDS encoding YeeE/YedE family protein, with translation MLEIIRQPWPWYVAGPLIGLTVPALLILGNKSFGISSSLRHICAMCIPAKIPFFQYDWKKELWNMFFVLGIFFGGIIAAAFLANPAPMQLNPALIKELSIYGITDFSSLVPVDLVSWDKLFTLPGFIMMVGGGFLVGFGTRYAGGCTSGHAIMGLSTLQWPSLVATVCFMIGGFIMANWILPFILML, from the coding sequence ATGCTGGAAATAATAAGACAACCCTGGCCCTGGTATGTGGCCGGACCGCTGATCGGGCTGACGGTGCCTGCACTGCTGATATTAGGCAATAAGTCCTTCGGGATTTCATCATCGCTCCGACACATTTGCGCGATGTGTATCCCCGCAAAAATCCCGTTTTTTCAATACGATTGGAAAAAGGAATTGTGGAATATGTTTTTCGTATTGGGAATCTTTTTCGGGGGCATCATCGCGGCAGCGTTCCTGGCCAATCCCGCGCCCATGCAGCTGAACCCGGCTTTGATAAAAGAACTCAGCATTTACGGCATCACTGATTTTTCGTCGCTCGTGCCTGTCGATCTCGTAAGTTGGGATAAGCTTTTCACGCTCCCCGGATTTATCATGATGGTTGGCGGCGGGTTTTTGGTTGGCTTCGGCACCCGCTATGCTGGTGGTTGCACAAGCGGCCATGCGATTATGGGACTTTCCACTTTACAATGGCCCTCGCTGGTAGCGACAGTCTGCTTTATGATCGGCGGATTTATAATGGCAAACTGGATCTTGCCCTTCATATTGATGCTATAA
- a CDS encoding 3'-5' exonuclease: MYAIVDIETTGGGGAARITEIAVFRHDGQQIVDIFHSLINPEIYIPPFITRLTGIDNEMVKDSPTFYDVQDSVRALTKDAWFVAHNAKFDYGFIKREFGALDEYFQRDLLCTVQLSRKIFPGLKSYSLGNLCESLEINIENRHRAHGDAAATVQLFEKLLFNDRNSLIPMDFMLK; the protein is encoded by the coding sequence ATGTACGCGATAGTAGATATTGAAACAACAGGTGGGGGAGGAGCAGCACGCATTACCGAAATTGCCGTTTTCCGGCACGACGGCCAGCAGATCGTCGATATATTCCATTCCCTGATCAATCCCGAGATTTATATCCCGCCATTTATCACCCGTCTTACCGGGATAGATAACGAGATGGTGAAAGACTCGCCTACATTTTATGATGTACAAGACTCTGTTCGCGCATTGACAAAGGATGCCTGGTTTGTTGCCCACAATGCAAAGTTTGATTATGGATTTATCAAACGCGAGTTTGGCGCATTGGATGAATATTTCCAGCGCGATTTACTGTGCACCGTTCAGTTGAGCAGGAAAATATTTCCGGGACTGAAATCTTACAGTTTGGGAAATCTGTGCGAAAGTCTGGAAATCAATATTGAAAATCGCCACCGTGCTCACGGTGATGCAGCTGCAACTGTCCAACTATTTGAAAAACTGCTTTTTAACGACCGGAACAGCCTGATCCCTATGGATTTTATGCTTAAATAG
- a CDS encoding PAS domain-containing sensor histidine kinase — protein sequence MLVESMVEATWITDASGRSLQDAPAWRTYTGQTLEKWMEEGWTESVHPDDKDGVIALWQAALQSKQMSNFVCRLRQAADDWCWNDVRVAPIPGVNGETVKWVGACVDISQQKQAEANFTQSETQFRLLAMLSSDTLYRMSADWRVMVNLRGFDFLADTVVTNGQWFEQYIPTSDQERVRAAIDEAIINKSLFELEHQVYRADGSIGWTSSRATPLLDNQGQVKEWFGTARDITKRKMAEERRVFLLELSDKLRPLASSLEIQKTAASLIGAKLNTDRVIYAEIIGAEDEYLIARNYLASEDVIPVIGNFPAAPFGKWLMDEAKAGNTVVINDVVTDQRLTNSERDAFCKIGVRAFITTPLKKEGKWVAAMKIHHGQPRNWTDLEISLVGEIAERTWAAVQRAKAEEALLDADRRKDEFLALLAHELRNPMATLSNTLMVLEMTGGMNHKLPLDKAIKMMRKEVVQLVRLVDDLLDVSRINQGKVTLELERLDFSALVNDAVLTALPIANSENRHLATALPDEPMYVNGDRARLTQVVRNLLSNAIKFTNEDGHIWVELTKEHGYAVLKVRDDGIGIPSDQLDRIFELFVQVNSSRTRLRDGLGLGLTLVKDFVEKHGGRIQVHSAGLDTGSEFIIYLPVIPPL from the coding sequence GTGTTAGTCGAATCTATGGTAGAAGCGACCTGGATAACTGACGCAAGCGGACGCTCCTTGCAAGATGCTCCTGCCTGGCGGACCTATACCGGCCAAACACTTGAAAAGTGGATGGAAGAAGGATGGACAGAATCCGTACATCCGGATGATAAAGACGGTGTTATTGCCCTGTGGCAGGCTGCACTTCAAAGCAAACAAATGTCAAATTTTGTATGCCGTTTGCGACAAGCCGCCGATGACTGGTGCTGGAACGATGTCAGGGTAGCTCCGATTCCGGGGGTGAATGGAGAAACTGTCAAATGGGTAGGCGCATGTGTTGATATTTCACAGCAAAAACAAGCCGAAGCTAATTTCACCCAGTCCGAAACCCAGTTCCGGCTGCTGGCTATGCTGAGCTCTGATACGCTTTATCGCATGAGCGCTGACTGGCGTGTGATGGTCAATCTTAGGGGTTTTGACTTTCTTGCTGACACTGTAGTAACAAATGGCCAATGGTTTGAGCAATACATTCCAACTTCTGATCAGGAAAGGGTACGTGCTGCCATTGATGAAGCGATAATTAACAAAAGTCTTTTCGAACTTGAACATCAGGTGTACCGGGCTGACGGGAGTATTGGCTGGACATCCTCGCGGGCAACACCATTATTAGACAATCAGGGACAGGTCAAAGAATGGTTTGGCACAGCACGTGATATTACAAAGCGTAAAATGGCAGAAGAAAGAAGAGTTTTTCTGCTTGAATTGAGCGACAAGTTAAGACCACTTGCTTCTTCTTTAGAGATTCAGAAAACCGCGGCTTCATTGATTGGTGCAAAACTTAATACAGACCGGGTCATTTATGCCGAAATCATAGGCGCCGAAGATGAATATCTAATTGCCCGAAATTACCTGGCCTCTGAGGATGTTATACCAGTCATAGGAAATTTTCCTGCGGCGCCTTTTGGAAAGTGGCTGATGGATGAAGCGAAGGCAGGAAATACAGTGGTCATCAACGATGTAGTGACTGATCAGCGACTAACAAATTCCGAGCGTGATGCTTTTTGCAAGATTGGAGTAAGGGCTTTCATTACCACGCCGCTTAAAAAAGAAGGAAAATGGGTCGCTGCTATGAAAATACACCACGGCCAGCCGCGCAACTGGACTGACTTGGAAATTTCGCTGGTGGGAGAAATTGCAGAACGCACCTGGGCAGCTGTGCAACGCGCCAAGGCGGAAGAAGCACTCCTGGACGCCGACCGTCGCAAAGATGAGTTTCTTGCATTACTGGCGCACGAGCTTCGTAACCCGATGGCGACGCTTTCCAATACATTGATGGTGCTCGAAATGACCGGCGGCATGAATCACAAGTTGCCCCTCGACAAGGCTATTAAAATGATGCGGAAGGAAGTTGTTCAACTGGTGCGGCTGGTAGATGATCTTTTGGACGTGAGCCGCATTAACCAGGGTAAGGTCACACTTGAACTGGAACGCCTTGACTTTTCAGCGCTCGTTAACGACGCAGTGCTGACTGCGCTTCCCATAGCCAATAGTGAAAATCGTCATCTTGCGACAGCACTTCCAGACGAACCCATGTATGTAAACGGAGATCGTGCGCGCCTGACCCAGGTAGTCCGCAACCTTTTGTCAAATGCCATTAAGTTTACCAACGAAGACGGGCACATCTGGGTTGAACTCACGAAGGAACATGGGTATGCTGTCCTAAAGGTGCGTGATGATGGTATTGGGATTCCGTCAGATCAGTTGGATCGGATATTCGAATTGTTTGTCCAGGTTAACTCCTCCCGCACGCGCCTACGGGACGGCCTCGGACTGGGATTGACGCTGGTTAAGGATTTTGTGGAAAAACATGGAGGACGAATCCAGGTCCATAGCGCCGGCCTGGATACGGGCAGTGAATTTATTATCTATTTACCTGTTATACCACCACTTTAG
- a CDS encoding SemiSWEET family sugar transporter has translation MDFIEGLGLVAGILTSSAVVPQLVTTVKKKKASEVSTVMFIVLLSGNALWVYYGIDKKDVPIIATNIFTICLNVAMLFLKFKYKDND, from the coding sequence ATGGACTTTATAGAAGGACTTGGCTTGGTGGCAGGCATACTTACCTCTTCGGCAGTGGTGCCGCAACTGGTTACGACCGTCAAAAAAAAGAAAGCCAGTGAAGTGTCGACGGTGATGTTTATTGTGTTGCTTTCGGGAAATGCTTTGTGGGTTTATTACGGTATCGATAAAAAGGATGTTCCAATCATCGCAACGAACATATTTACAATATGTCTCAATGTTGCGATGCTGTTTTTGAAATTTAAATACAAGGATAATGATTGA